A region of Porites lutea chromosome 13, jaPorLute2.1, whole genome shotgun sequence DNA encodes the following proteins:
- the LOC140922765 gene encoding mitochondrial import inner membrane translocase subunit Tim17-B-like produces MEEYAREPCPYRIVDDCGGAFAMGAIGGGIFSFMKGWRNSPKGSRLFGSIAAVKTRAPVLGGNFAVWGGLFSTFDCCLMGIRGKEDPWNSIGSGAITGAVLAARGGPSAAVRSAAVGAILLALIEGIGICITRMTAEQFKPVMPQPPDPSQLPPKPFNPTPQPTQGSEFDYQPQFQ; encoded by the exons ATGGAGGAGTATGCGAGAGAACCTTG CCCTTACAGAATTGTCGATGACTGCGGCGGTGCTTTCGCGATGGGAGCGATCGGTGGAGGAATCTTTTCCTTCATGAAAGGATGGAGAAATTCGCCAAAA GGTTCCAGACTATTTGGCAGTATAGCGGCGGTTAAGACAAGAGCTCCTGTCCTTGGAG GTAATTTTGCTGTATGGGGAGGGCTATTTTCTACGTTTGACTGCTGTTTAATGGGAATAAGAGGAAAAGAAGATCCTTGGAACTCAATAGGAAGTGGTGCAATCACAGGAGCTGTACTGGCTGCGAGAG GGGGACCTTCAGCGGCTGTCAGGTCAGCAGCAGTTGGAGCTATCTTGCTGGCATTAATTGAAGGAATTGGTATCTGTATCACAAGAATGACTGCAGAACAGTTTAAACCAG tgatGCCACAACCACCCGACCCCTCCCAGTTACCACCCAAACCATTCAACCCAACGCCACAACCAACACAAGGATCGGAATTTGACTATCAGCCACAGTTTCAATAA
- the LOC140922772 gene encoding quinone oxidoreductase-like protein 2 homolog yields MASFRTVLERLLRPAARSVSAGGRGFLSLRTSLGKPRMYRAALCKELGKPLVVQEVPATENLKSTQVRVAIHSCGINFADILMCLGKYQEKPPLPFIPGSEIAGEVIETGDKVKMLSKGDRVLGVTLLGGFAEECVVEQSGLWRIPSRVGFQQAAVLAVSYGTAYVGLTNKANTQPGQTVLVTAAAGALGLATVDIAANILQAKVIGAASKEKLDVVKSIGASAVIDYNTESIKDKVKEFTEGKGADVIMEAVGGKVFNECLKSIAWGGVILPVGFASGEIPQIPANILLVKNCSAAGLFWGSHMKHNPKLLKESVDKSLEMLQQGKLRGPHISGQFGLDQANEAFKFVMQRKSTGKVVINTR; encoded by the exons atggcgtcctTTCGAACAGTTCTAGAGAGACTTTTGAGGCCTGCTGCACGATCAGTTTCTGCAGGAGGACGAGGGTTTCTTTCTCTTAGGACGTCTCTAGGTAAACCAAGAATGTATCGGGCTGCGCTTTGCAAGGAACTCGGCAAACCGCTTGTAGTTCAAGAGGTCCCTGCCACCGAGAACTTGAAGTCAACGCag GTCAGAGTTGCAATTCACAGCTGTGGTATAAACTTTGCAGATATACTCATGTGTCTGGGAAAATACCAAGAGAAACCACCACTACCATTCATTCCAG GTTCCGAAATTGCTGGTGAGGTGATTGAAACTGGAGATAAAGTAAAAATGCTTTCGAAG gGTGACAGAGTGCTTGGAGTAACATTACTTGGTGGGTTTGCTGAGGAGTGTGTTGTGGAGCAAAGT GGACTTTGGAGGATTCCATCCAGAGTGGGATTTCAACAAGCTGCGGTTCTTGCTGTGTCATATGGGACAGCTTATGTTGGACTTACAAATAAGGCCAACACACAGCCTGG CCAGACTGTGTTAGTAACAGCTGCTGCTGGTGCTCTTGGTTTGGCCACAGTTGACATTGCTGCAAATATACTACAGGCAAAG GTTATTGGAGCGGCAAGTAAGGAGAAGCTTGATGTTGTAAAATCGATTGGGGCTTCAGCTGTGATTGACTACAATACTGAGAGTATAAAAGACAAG GTTAAAGAATTCACTGAAGGAAAAGGAGCTGATGTGATAATGGAAGCTGTCGGAGGAAAGGTCTTTAATGAATGCTTAAAAAG TATCGCATGGGGTGGAGTTATTTTACCAGTTGGTTTTGCCTCAGGGGAGATACCACAG ATTCCAGCAAACATTCTGTTGGTAAAAAACTGCTCAGCTG CTGGTTTATTTTGG GGATCACACATGAAGCACAATCCAAAGTTATTGAAGGAATCAGTGGataaatctctagaaatgctgCAACAAGGCAAGCTGAGAGGACCTCATATCTCTGGACAGTTTGGATTAGATCAG gcGAATGAAGCTTTTAAGTTTGTAATGCAGAGAAAGTCAACTGGGAAAGTTGTGATAAATACAAGATAG
- the LOC140922498 gene encoding creatine kinase, flagellar-like, translated as MCAPVALSNFPDLSQHNNWMAKCLTPEIYHKLSDKKTPNGYTLDMAIQTGVDNPGHPFIMTVGCVAGDEESYSVFADFFDPVIEARHAGCKKTDRHKTDLNPANLIGGELDEKYVLSSRVRTGRSIKNLSLPPFCSRAERRKVESLVTEALDSLDGEFKGKYYPLAKMSEKEQEQLIEDHFLFDKPVSPLLLAARMARDWPDARGIWHNDKKNFLVWVNEEDHTRVISMEKGGNMKAVFERFCTGLNKVETAIKAKGYGFMWNEHLGYILTCPSNLGTGLRGGVHLKIPLVSQQKEFSHILEILRLQKRGVGGVDTEAVGGTYDISNSDRLGSSEVEQLQRVVDGVKLLIAMEKCLEAGKPITELYQKLVSGTPAREIAEPAEKGTRDITGEPESNFPDLSQHNSWMSRCLTKEIYDRLSSRKTPSGYTLDKVIQTGVDNPGHPFIMTVGCVAGDEESYDVFADLLDPVIEARHNGYSKDARHKTDLNPENLVGGDDLDPDFVLSSRVRTGRSIRGLALPPYCTRAERREVEKVVVEALDTLTGNLQGKYYPLNKMTPQEQDQLIDDHFLFDKPVSPLLLSAGMARDWPDARGIWYNSEKTVLVWVNEEDHTRVISMQKGGNMKEVFTRFCQSLQQIEDAMKKKGKEFMWNEHLGFILTCPSNLGTGLRAGVHVKLPSLAKDARFDDVLKALRLQKRGTGGVDTASTDGTFDVSNLDRLGFSEVELVQKVVDGVKLLVEMEKRLMKGESIDDLLPK; from the exons ATGTG TGCCCCGGTTGCCTTAAGTAACTTCCCTGACTTGTCACAGCATAATAACTGGATGGCAAAGTGTCTGACACCGGAGATTTACCACAAACTTAGCGATAAGAAGACACCTAATGGATATACTCTCGACATGGCCATACAGACGGGCGTGGACAATCCAGGACACCCTTTTATCATGACAGTAGGATGCGTGGCAGGAGATGAGGAATCGTATTCGGTATTTGCGGACTTTTTTGATCCAGTGATCGAGGCCCGTCATGCTGGCTGCAAGAAAACTGATCGTCATAAAACCGATTTAAATCCTGCGAATCTGATTGGCGGGGAACTAGACGAGAAGTACGTGTTATCTTCGCGCGTACGCACGGGACGAAGTATTAAAAACTTGAGCTTGCCACCGTTTTGCTCGCGCGCTGAACGCCGAAAAGTTGAATCCCTTGTCACTGAGGCCTTAGACTCTCTCGATGGCGAGTTTAAAGGCAAGTATTACCCGCTGGCGAAAATGAGCGAGAAGGAACAAGAACAACTTATTGAAGATCATTTTCTATTCGACAAGCCCGTCTCCCCGCTTCTGTTAGCGGCCCGTATGGCGCGGGATTGGCCCGATGCCCGCGGGATCTGGCATAATGACAAGAAGAACTTTCTTGTGTGGGTGAACGAAGAGGATCATACTCGAGTGATCTCAATGGAAAAAGGCGGGAATATGAAGGCCGTGTTTGAGCGGTTCTGCACGGGACTCAATAAAGTTGAAACTGCCATCAAAGCAAAGGGGTATGGCTTTATGTGGAATGAACACTTGGGATACATCCTGACGTGTCCGTCCAACCTTGGAAcag GTCTTAGAGGCGGGGTTCATCTGAAAATCCCCTTAGTCAGCCAACAGAAAGAGTTTTCTCACATTCTGGAGATACTCCGTCTTCAGAAACGAGGTGTAGGCGGAGTAGATACCGAGGCTGTTGGGGGTACCTATGACATTTCCAACTCAGACAGACTAGGGTCATCTGAAGTGGAGCAGCTTCAAAGAGTGGTGGACGGTGTTAAGCTGTTGATTGCAATGGAGAAATGCCTCGAAGCGGGAAAACCAATCACAGAGCTTTATCAGAAGTTAGTGTCCGGGACCCCCGCACGTGAGATTGCCGAGCCCGCGGAAAAGGGGACAAGAGACATAACTGGGGAACCCGAGAGTAACTTTCCTGATCTTTCTCAGCACAATAGCTGGATGTCTAGGTGCCTTACCAAAGAGATTTACGACAGACTGAGCTCGCGCAAGACACCATCAGGGTACACGTTAGATAAAGTCATTCAAACTGGAGTGGACAACCCAGGACATCCCTTTATTATGACAGTTGGCTGTGTGGCTGGTGATGAG GAATCGTATGATGTGTTTGCTGACCTGTTGGATCCAGTTATTGAGGCGCGCCATAATGGTTACAGTAAAGACGCACGTCATAAGACTGATTTGAATCCAGAAAACCTCGTCGGCGGAGACGACCTGGACCCTGATTTTGTGCTCTCTAGCCGCGTAAGGACTGGGCGAAGTATCCGGGGACTGGCACTGCCACCGTATTGCACCCGCGCTGAACGCCGGGAAGTCGAGAAAGTTGTGGTGGAAGCTTTGGACACGCTGACTGGGAATTTGCAAGGGAAATATTACCCCTTGAACAAGATGACTCCACAGGAACAAGATCAGCTAATTGACGACCATTTCCTGTTTGATAAACCGGTTTCGCCACTGTTGCTGTCAGCCGGGATGGCACGGGACTGGCCCGATGCCCGCGGGATCTGGTATAACTCGGAAAAGACTGTGCTTGTCTGGGTGAACGAGGAAGATCACACGCGAGTTATCTCCATGCAGAAAGGGGGTAATATGAAAGAGGTATTCACTCGCTTTTGTCAGAGCCTACAGCAAATCGAAGACGCCATGAAGAAGAAGGGGAAAGAATTCATGTGGAACGAACATCTTGGGTTTATCCTCACCTGCCCCTCCAACCTCGGGACGGGACTACGCGCGGGTGTGCACGTGAAATTGCCTTCATTAGCCAAAGATGCCCGGTTTGATGACGTGTTAAAAGCATTACGACTTCAAAAGCGTGGCACGGGAGGCGTGGATACGGCGTCTACTGATGGAACTTTTGATGTGTCAAATCTTGACCGTTTGGGGTTCTCTGAAGTCGAACTTGTTCAAAAAGTTGTGGACGGTGTGAAGTTGCTTGTTGAAATGGAAAAGCGACTTATGAAAGGAGAGTCCATCGACGATTTGTTGCCTAAATAA
- the LOC140922756 gene encoding histamine H2 receptor-like yields the protein MNNLTENFSRQNFSTEETSEDLTLDTETKVIFTFLGITALLITVANSLVLVLAWNMKFLRTKTNLFLLSLAASDLLSGILVIPLVIACNLVYDSNSEQICIAMDICQRGLAISTILHLACAVIERYLKISAPFKYVSLVTRPRILKVLFSVWISAISISLVQLVWFAPKEQESANSQYLIYNVMVLCLFVFVPFIVTLVAFIRIFIIMKNSQECRKKMIYRTPSSVQKRTRSVNGKRSLLIYLTMLICFVLAWFPYFFLTMFIDMNSSIVEGIPAWINVMFLFLKTSSALFNPLLFTYFKADFQKALRNISSGSWKNASVTSANIAIMRKRTMSNTLTTQAGKDTELKSKRP from the coding sequence atgaataaCTTAACAGAGAATTTCTCACGGCAAAACTTCTCAACTGAAGAAACTTCAGAGGATCTTACGCTTGATACAGAGACTAAAGTTATTTTCACattcctgggtattacagctcTTTTAATAACGGTAGCGAATAGCCTGGTGCTTGTCTTAGCGTGGAATATGAAATTTTTGCGTACAAAAACCAACTTATTTCTTCTGAGTTTGGCGGCAAGCGACCTACTGTCTGGAATCTTAGTTATTCCCCTGGTTATTGCATGTAATTTGGTGTACGATTCTAATTCTGAACAGATCTGTATAGCTATGGATATTTGTCAACGTGGACTGGCAATCTCAACTATTTTACATCTGGCGTGTGCAGTCATTGAGAGGTATCTGAAAATTTCCGCGCCTTTTAAGTACGTATCTTTAGTTACAAGACCAAGAATTCTTAAAGTGCTATTTTCTGTTTGGATATCCGCCATATCTATATCCCTTGTGCAGTTGGTTTGGTTTGCTCCGAAAGAACAGGAGAGTGCAAACTCTCAATATCTTATATACAACGTGATGGTTCTCTgcctttttgtgtttgttcCGTTTATAGTAACCCTAGTTGCGTTTATTCGGATATTTATCATAATGAAAAACAGCCAGGAGTGCCGTAAGAAAATGATATACAGAACGCCTTCAAGTGTACAAAAGAGAACACGAAGTGTTAACGGAAAACGTTCCCTACTCATTTACCTCACAATGCTTATCTGCTTTGTTCTCGCGTGGTTTCCATACTTTTTCTTGACAATGTTTATAGACATGAACTCTTCCATTGTCGAAGGTATACCAGCTTGGATAAAtgtgatgtttttgtttctcaaaaCCAGTTCCGCATTGTTCAACCCGCTACTGTTTACATATTTCAAGGCAGATTTTCAGAAAGCTCTCCGGAACATCTCTAGTGGCTCGTGGAAGAACGCTTCTGTTACATCTGCCAACATCGCCATTATGAGGAAAAGAACCATGTCTAATACATTAACAACACAAGCGGGGAAAGATACAGAGCTAAAAAGCAAGAGACCATGA
- the LOC140922763 gene encoding uncharacterized protein — translation MEDKTDKQGTRRKVSLTGQGKAAKSLRKRLAFALANNANIKSDSSTSTSASASEASDQETVKKELEGQEERKSSIPRKISQGKKSPQAMQILAALKENVKSSKTDGRSRKGSLPTNDGIIGHKEEPNVELQKQKGSAQNLAFMANINNDVSEKKIAERQSQDTEGHDELIPNMHEQITTNSEDILGSPNHVKHFSLEDVEREVVNLSRNMDKVLQEFPKVNIATDRIKMKVEELRKERISYYSREIF, via the coding sequence ATGGAGGACAAAACGGATAAACAAGGCACACGAAGAAAAGTGTCACTTACAGGCCAAGGAAAAGCAGCTAAATCGTTACGAAAACGGCTGGCTTTTGCCCTCGCGAACAACGCAAATATTAAATCGGATTCCTCTACAAGTACTAGCGCTAGCGCAAGCGAAGCGTCGGATCaagaaacagtgaaaaaagaattggaAGGACAAGAAGAGAGAAAATCCTCTATTCCACGCAAAATATCGCAAGGGAAAAAATCGCCACAAGCGATGCAGATATTAGCGGCCCTAAAAGAAAATGTCAAGTCTTCAAAAACGGACGGAAGAAGCAGGAAAGGTTCTTTGCCGACCAACGATGGAATTATTGGACACAAAGAAGAACCTAACGTGGAATtacagaaacaaaaaggaagTGCGCAGAATTTAGCATTTATGGCGAATATCAACAATGACGTGTCTGAGAAAAAGATAGCTGAAAGGCAATCACAAGATACTGAGGGTCATGACGAGCTGATACCGAACATGCACGAACAAATCACGACCAATTCCGAAGATATTCTTGGTTCGCCAAATCATGTGAAGCATTTTAGTCTTGAAGATGTTGAAAGAGAAGTAGTCAATTTGAGTAGGAACATGGATAAAGTACTTCAAGAATTTCCGAAAGTCAACATCGCTACTGAccgcattaaaatgaaagttgaagagTTAAGAAAAGAGAGAATTTCGTATTATTCCAGGGAAATCTTCTGA